The genomic DNA GTACGGTGATGGACAAGCGAGCATGCACGATCCAGCGAGACGTTTCGGCGGCATCGGGTCGGCTAGTCGGGCCGACGGCCATGGCGACCCTTGCGACACTTGCCGTAACGGTGCCACTGGCGCTCGCTCTCGCCTCACCTGCCGCTGCGCAACAGCTGCCGTGGGCCGAACCGGAGAGCGTGGGCATGTCGTCCGAGGGCTTCGAGCGCCTGGACGCCACCATGCAGCGGTACATCGACTCCAACATGGTGGCGGGCACCGTGACCCTCGTGGCGAGACAGGGCAAGGTCGTGCACCTCAAAGCCCAAGGGCACCGCTACATCGAGGGGAACGATCAGATGCCCGCCGACGCGATCTTCGTGATCATGTCGATGACGAAGCCCATCGTGAGTGCCGCGCTCATGATGCTCTTCGAGGAGGGCTATTTCCTACTCGACGACCCGATCTCCAAATATATGCCCGAGTACGCCGACAAGCAGGTGCTCGTCGAGAGCGAGGGAGGCGTGACACGGGTCCCCGCGGACCGAAGCATCACGTTCCGCCACGTGCTCACCCATACCGCGGGCGTCGACCCATCTCGGGACCTCCTCTCTGACGAGGAACGCGCACTCGCCGGTCGCAAGGCCACCTTGGAGGAGACGATCGTCGCGCGGGCCTCACTCCCCCTGGCCTTCCATCCGGGCGACCAATGGCGCTACGGCAGCTCGACCGACTACGTGGCACTTCTGGTCGAACGCATCTCAGGGCAGAGCCTGGACCAGTTTCTGCAGGAGCGAATCTTCGACCCTCTGGGCATGGTCGACACCCACTACAACGTGCCCGACTCGAAGGTGGATCGGATCGCGGCTGTCTACAGTCCATCCGGTCCGGGCAATACGATCGAGCTTCGCACGGCGCCCGGGCCCGACCGACCCACGTCGTACTTCGGCGGCGTAGCCGGACTCTCATCCACCGTGGCCGACTACTTCCGTTTCTCCCAGATGATTCTGAACGGAGGCGAACTGGACGGCGTGCGGCTGCTGAGCCCGACGACGGTCAACCAGATGATCACGAATCACACGGGCGACTTGCCGATCTACATCAAGGGCGCCGACGCCTACGGGTTCGGTCTGGGGTTTAGCATGGTGACAGATCCGGCGAAGTCACGGCAGGCCCTCACGCCGGGCACTTTCGGCTGGGGAGGCGCGTGGGGCACCGTCTTCTGGATCGATCCCACCGAGGAGATGGTCACCATCATGATGGTTCAGATCTCGTCCTACCGACATCTCAATATCCGGCAGGACGTAGCGAACATGGCCCAGCAGGCGATCATCAAGAGCTTCCACTCGGGCAATCAGGCCGTTCGCGGATACGATACGATCCGGCGGTAGGGATGTCGCTGACCAGGCCGCCGACGCACTCGAGGAGATCGAGATCTTGATCGATGGCGAGCGGGTCGCGCTGCTGGAGATGGACCGTTGGATGCACGTCTCCGACGCGAACGGCGTGAATTCACTGCCTCGCGGAGTGAGGCGCGCCCGTGCGCGGCCGCGATCATATCGAGGATGGGCGAGCAGGCGTTCCGCCGCCCGCTCAGCGAAGACGATCGCGCGGGCTTGATGTCGTTCTATGACGAAGCGGCCGCGAACGGTGACTTCGAGTTGGAGTTCGGGCGATCATCCAGTACCACCGTACGCCAGGACCGCGTCATCCGCTTCTCCGCCGCCGAGCCGCCGCAGTAACGGAGGGTTGCAGTGTTGCGGCAACCGTGGAAGCGCGAATCGGGCCGCAAAGCGGATCCGGGGGAGCCCGGAGCCCACGAAAAAGCTGGGCGAGGTACCCCGCCCACGAAAGGACACCGACTGCGGTGGCGTCGCAACAGGGACAGCGCAAGTGTATTTGGACGTGTAACATGTTGTTGTGAAACATGTTAGAGCATCACAGATACGACGGGAGCCCGACATCCTGGTGAGGGCGTGCTTCTTGCGCATTCAGGGCACGCTGCAAGGTGGCACCGCAGAGCTCACCGGAGGAAGCAGGAAGCCAGACCGGCCATGGAGAATTGGATGTATGTAGAGCGCAGCCGCCGGGAAGCTTACGAGCGTCGTGACGTGGCCGATCGTCGAGCCGAGCACCGTCGCGACACTGTTCGTCGCACCACCTTGATGGAGGTGTCACCCCAGCGTCGTGAACTGTCGGACCGCCGGATGAACGACCGGCGCAATGGGACCGATCGGCGCAGCCCCGAAGAGCGCCGGCACGGCGCCCGAAGAGCGCCGCGTCGGCGCCCAACGTGAGGATCTCGAAAGACGGAAGATCATCATCGCCTCGGGCCGACTCTCCGTCCTGAACGCAAAGAGCTGCTCGCCTACCGCCTCCCGTCCATCTCCTCAATCGTCCTCGTGGAGGGCGCACGCTCCCTCTGAAGCCGCATCGCCACTGCTTCGGTCTGCCGCATGACCCGCAGCAAGTTCTCGCCCGCGAGCTTCTCGAGCTCCTCGTCCGACCACCCGCGGCGCGCCAGTTCCATGAAGAGCGCCGGGAATGTGGAGACGTCCTCGAGGCCTTGGACGTACGTTGGAATCCCGTCGAAATCGGAGCCGATGCCGACGTGATCGATTCCCGCCACGTCCCTGATGTGCTCGATGTGGTCGGCGACGTCGGAGATCGTCGCGACGGAGTCTTCGACGCTGATGTAAGGCGGATAGAAGACCTGCATCAGGACGCCGCCGTTCTCACGGAGCCGCCGGAGAATCGAGTCCGGCACGTTGCGGGGGTGATCGGCGAGCGCCATCACCCCCGCGTGCGAGAAGATGACAGGCGCTTCGGCGACGTTCAGTGCGTCGCTCATCGTCGCGGGCGACGTGTGTGCGAGGTCGACGAGCATGCCCATCCGGTTCATCTCTCTAACCACCTCCTCACCGAAGGGGGAGAGCCCGTCGTTGACGACGTCGTCGGTACCGGAGTCCGCCCAGTCGGTGTTCGAGAAGTGGGTGAGCCCCATGTAGCGGACGCCGGCACGGTAGAACGCGCGCAGCGCGCCCAGCGAGTTCTCGATGACGTGCCCGCCTTCGATGCCGAGCAGGGAAGCGATCCTCCCGGCCCCGAAGACGCGCTGGATGTCCGAGGTGCTCCCCGCGAACTCGAGCTCGTCCGGATACGCCTCGAAGATCCGATGCGCGATGTCGATCTGCTCGAGCTGCTGCTTGGCCGGCGCAGGGTCGTCGACGTCCACGTGCACCGACCAGAACTGTGCGCCCACCATTCCCTCCCGTAGTCTCGGGAGGTCGGTGTCTCCTGTGGTGGTCTGCCTCAGATCGTACAGGCCGACGTCCCCGTCCGAGGTCTTGATCCCGCGGATCCGGCCGGGAAGGTCGTTGTGCCCATCGATGAGCGGGACTTGCGACAGGATACGCTCGATCCGCTGTGCGAGCGTCTCCTGGGAGTCGACGGGCGTGCACGGCGCAGCGAGCGCAGTGGCCGCGAGTGCGAGCACTGCCGTCCGATGTGATCGATTCATGGGGCCTCCTGGTCCGATGCGCTAAACTGATTCTCAGTGGAGATCGGTGCCAGTCCGGACGCGGAGCGCGCCCGCCGTGGGCCCGCTCTCGCAGCGCATGTCCCAAGCCCCCATCTTCCGACGATGCACTGCCCTCTCATCCGCAGCGCGGCAGCGACCGTCGTCACCCTCGCGATGCTTCCGCTTCAGGCATCGACCCAGATCGCCGGCGTCCCGCCGCTGTGCGCGGATCGCCCTCCGGCGACGGGGGCATCGATCTTCACGGCGGATGGGGGTCGGCCGGTGCGATCAGGAAGCGTGCTCGACCGCCCCGCCTCCGACCTCTTCTGCATCGACCTCTTCTCCACGGCGCGCGCGGGCGACGCGACCGGCGTGGTGGCTCTCACCCGCCCGTGGTCACCGTTCGGCGTCACCGTCACCGCCCAGGGACGCCACCGGCACAAGCTGACCGCGTGGATCGCGGGCCTCCCGGACCCCGCGACGCTCGGTCCGTACACGACGTACGTCGCATGGGCGACGCCACTGGTGCTCGATCCCGTGGTACGCCTCGGCGAGGTCGGCAACGGCAGGAACGAGCTCGGCGAGGTCGCCTTCAACAAGTACATCGTGCTCGTCACTGCGGAGGCCTCGGCCGAGGCGGCCGAGCGCACCGGGCCGCTCGTCCTACGCGGCCGCTCGCCCTCGAGCCGAATGGAGGCCCACGATCTCATGGCACTCGCGCCGGCCGCCGAAGCAGGGGGCGCGAGCAGAACGCCCACGCCGGGGGCCTCGACGTGGCGCCTGCCGCCCATGTACGAGGGGGTGCCGATGCTGCCGGGCATCATCGAGGGCAGACCCCGGTCTTCCCCCTTCTTGCCGGGCGCCGAGCCC from Gemmatimonadota bacterium includes the following:
- a CDS encoding beta-lactamase family protein — protein: MMDKRACTIQRDVSAASGRLVGPTAMATLATLAVTVPLALALASPAAAQQLPWAEPESVGMSSEGFERLDATMQRYIDSNMVAGTVTLVARQGKVVHLKAQGHRYIEGNDQMPADAIFVIMSMTKPIVSAALMMLFEEGYFLLDDPISKYMPEYADKQVLVESEGGVTRVPADRSITFRHVLTHTAGVDPSRDLLSDEERALAGRKATLEETIVARASLPLAFHPGDQWRYGSSTDYVALLVERISGQSLDQFLQERIFDPLGMVDTHYNVPDSKVDRIAAVYSPSGPGNTIELRTAPGPDRPTSYFGGVAGLSSTVADYFRFSQMILNGGELDGVRLLSPTTVNQMITNHTGDLPIYIKGADAYGFGLGFSMVTDPAKSRQALTPGTFGWGGAWGTVFWIDPTEEMVTIMMVQISSYRHLNIRQDVANMAQQAIIKSFHSGNQAVRGYDTIRR
- a CDS encoding DUF1595 domain-containing protein, whose amino-acid sequence is MGEQAFRRPLSEDDRAGLMSFYDEAAANGDFELEFGRSSSTTVRQDRVIRFSAAEPPQ
- a CDS encoding dipeptidase gives rise to the protein MNRSHRTAVLALAATALAAPCTPVDSQETLAQRIERILSQVPLIDGHNDLPGRIRGIKTSDGDVGLYDLRQTTTGDTDLPRLREGMVGAQFWSVHVDVDDPAPAKQQLEQIDIAHRIFEAYPDELEFAGSTSDIQRVFGAGRIASLLGIEGGHVIENSLGALRAFYRAGVRYMGLTHFSNTDWADSGTDDVVNDGLSPFGEEVVREMNRMGMLVDLAHTSPATMSDALNVAEAPVIFSHAGVMALADHPRNVPDSILRRLRENGGVLMQVFYPPYISVEDSVATISDVADHIEHIRDVAGIDHVGIGSDFDGIPTYVQGLEDVSTFPALFMELARRGWSDEELEKLAGENLLRVMRQTEAVAMRLQRERAPSTRTIEEMDGRR